From Thermodesulfobacteriota bacterium:
GGTAATTCGCCCAACGTAGTCAAGGGACTGGAAGTGTCCGGAGAGATGGGGATTAAAACCGTGGCCCTGGCCGGGAAGGATGGCGGCAGGATAGCCGGGATGTCTGACCTGGCATTTGTCGTCTCTTCTGACCGGGTACCGCGCGTGCAGGAGGCGCATGGTCTGTTCGGGCACATTCTCTGTGAGCTGGTGGATTATATCCTTTTCCAACGTTGACGGCTTCGTAAAAAGTAACAAATTACCGCAGAGGTCGCAGAGAACGCGGAGATAACATATCGAATAGTTTATATTTTTTCTCTGCGGCCTCTGCGTGCTCTGCGGTGAAAAGGCTTCTTTACGAATTCATCAACGTTCGTCTGCATAAATTAGCCGTTTTATCATCTCTACATCGGGCCGGACTTAAGGTATGAAACAAAAAATTAGGCCGATTGACACTGGAAAGATCAAGACCTATAGTCTCAAAGAAAGAGAGAGCAAGGTTTCCCGGGAACATTTTGGCCGGGTCTTGCCTCCCGGGGCCCGGTTCTCTGATTTTTTGCAGTCATTGCCCGATATCTTGGCAGGCAGTGACTTGCGCGCCATTGTAAAAAGGGTGGCAGAGGCGGTTCGTAACGGCAGACCCGTCCTTATTGGGATGGGCGCCCATGTTATAAAGGTGGGCCTGAATCCCATCCTGATCGCCCTTATGGAAAAGGGCGTTGTTTCCGGTCTGGCCGTAAACGGGGCCTGTATTATCCACGACACAGAAATAGCCATGGTAGGCCGGACCTCCGAGGATGTGGCTGTGGCGCTGGGCGGCGGCGATTTTGGCATGGCTGAGGAAACGGCTGGTTTTCTAAACGAGGCTATAACCCGGGGGGCAGAGGAAGGTCTGGGGCTTGGTGAAGCAGTGGGCAGAAGGATATTGGAAAGCGGCTTACCTTACGCCCACCTGAGTTTGCTGGCCACAGCAGCCAGACTGGATATCCCGCTGACGGTTCACGTGGCAATCGGCGCTGATATCATCCATATGCATCCAAAGGCCGACGGCGCAGCTATAGGGAAGACCAGTCTCCATGACTTTAGGGTTTTTTGCAGTTTAGTGGCTATGCTGGATGGCGGGGTATATTTTAATATCGGTTCAGCGGTAATCCTCCCGGAGGTCTTTTTAAAGGCCCTTAGTGTGGCCCGGAACCTCGGCCACGAGGTGAAACAGTTTACAACCGTGAATATGGACTTTATCCGCCATTACCGGCCCATGACTAATGTGGTTTCCCGGCCCACAATGGATGGCGGCCAGGGTTATTGTCTGGTCGGACACCACGAGATTATGGTGCCGCTCCTGGCTGCGGCCATACTGGAAGAATTGCAGATAAGCTAAGTTTGATGAACTCGTAAAAAGTAAAATTTTACCGCAGAGATCGCCGAGAACGCTGAGATAACATATTGAATAGTTTACAGTTTTTCTCTGCGCACTCTGCGTGCTCAGCGGTGAAAAGGCTTTTTTACGAATTGATCAAGTTTGATAATCTTTAGAAGGAGTAAGGAATGCCTATCTTTGAATTTCACTGTCTGGACTGTGGAAAAGACTTTGAGACCTTAGTGCTCAGTAAATCAGACCGGATTGATTGCCCCAAGTGTCATAGCGCCCATTTAGAGAAGCTGATGTCCTCCTGCGCCTTTAAAAGCGGGAGCAAGTTTACCGGCACGGCCGGCTCAAGCAGCTGTACAAGCTGCTCCAGCAAATCGTGCAGCACGTGTCATTAATATTGAACATATTCCGGCAGCCTTCCTGAGGCGGGGACTGCCGGTTTTTTATGTTTTTTGCCCGATTAAGATAAGGACCTTGAATATGCCTTTTGACCTGAAAAACATACGCATCGGAACCCGGGGCAGCGCCCTGGCCATGACCCAATCTACATGGGTTAAGAATGAGATCGAGGCCAGATTGCCGGATTCCCGGGTCTCCCTGGTTAAGATAACCACTCAGGGAGATAAAATATTGGACGTTCCTCTGGCCAAGGTCGGTGGAAAGGGTCTTTTTGTCAAGGAGATTGAAGAAGCCCTTTTACGGGGCGAGATTGATCTGGCTGTGCACAGTATGAAGGATGTCCCTACGGATT
This genomic window contains:
- a CDS encoding zinc ribbon domain-containing protein, which encodes MPIFEFHCLDCGKDFETLVLSKSDRIDCPKCHSAHLEKLMSSCAFKSGSKFTGTAGSSSCTSCSSKSCSTCH